The following proteins are encoded in a genomic region of Halopelagius longus:
- the bioB gene encoding biotin synthase BioB, whose translation MVYETGNRTVDGAVERVLGGERLDRTDALALVAQPVEELAPAADYVRARYGDDTVDACSIVNAKAGNCTEDCGFGAQSARFDTGTDSYDFLDPDEILAAAKRAERDGAQRFGIVVAEEGVSKDRRPEEWADVLRAIRLVRDETDVEVDASLGILTAEEAEILAEEGVCHYNHNIETSPDYFPEIVSTHSFEDRVKTLERAKRAGMDLCAGVILGMGEAPTDRIDAALALRDIGVASLPVNVLNPVEGTPLGDADEAAITTEEIIRTIAVYRLLHPEARIRLTGGREVNLDVDEQHLPFEAGADGILTGDYLTTTGQSPADDLEVIAEAGLRPNTDVNDFDPEAVKRRGRDDVPSVETAAGTATGDATEDGTRN comes from the coding sequence ATGGTTTACGAGACCGGAAATCGGACGGTCGACGGCGCGGTAGAACGGGTTCTCGGCGGAGAGAGACTCGACCGGACGGACGCCCTCGCACTCGTCGCACAACCGGTCGAGGAGTTAGCTCCGGCGGCGGACTACGTTCGCGCCCGGTACGGCGACGACACCGTCGACGCCTGCAGTATCGTCAACGCGAAGGCGGGCAACTGTACGGAAGACTGCGGGTTCGGCGCGCAGTCGGCCCGCTTCGACACCGGAACCGACTCCTACGACTTCCTCGACCCCGACGAGATTCTCGCGGCCGCGAAGCGCGCCGAACGCGACGGCGCTCAGCGCTTCGGAATCGTCGTCGCGGAGGAGGGCGTGAGCAAGGACCGCCGCCCCGAGGAGTGGGCGGACGTCCTCCGGGCGATTCGTCTCGTCCGCGACGAGACGGACGTCGAGGTGGACGCGAGTCTCGGCATCCTCACCGCGGAGGAAGCCGAGATACTCGCCGAAGAGGGCGTCTGCCACTACAACCACAACATCGAGACGTCCCCCGACTACTTCCCGGAAATCGTCTCCACTCACTCGTTCGAAGACCGAGTGAAGACGCTCGAACGTGCAAAGCGCGCGGGAATGGACCTCTGTGCCGGCGTCATCCTCGGCATGGGGGAAGCGCCGACGGACCGTATCGACGCCGCCCTCGCCCTCCGCGATATAGGCGTCGCGTCGCTTCCGGTGAACGTCCTCAACCCGGTCGAAGGTACGCCCCTCGGCGACGCGGACGAGGCGGCCATCACCACCGAGGAGATCATCCGGACCATCGCCGTCTACCGACTCCTCCATCCGGAGGCGCGCATCCGCCTCACCGGCGGCCGGGAGGTGAACCTCGACGTAGACGAACAGCACCTCCCGTTCGAGGCCGGCGCGGACGGCATCCTCACGGGCGACTACCTCACCACGACGGGGCAGTCGCCGGCCGACGACCTCGAAGTCATAGCGGAGGCCGGACTCCGTCCGAACACGGACGTCAACGATTTCGACCCCGAGGCGGTCAAGCGGCGCGGGCGCGACGACGTGCCGTCCGTCGAGACGGCGGCGGGGACGGCGACCGGCGACGCAACCGAGGACGGAACTCGAAACTGA
- a CDS encoding ParA family protein — MAGPVKLCVSNQKGGVGKTTIAINVAGALNARGHDVLFVDLDPQGNATENLGLMEAYDDEPPTLFDCLTDAEKRGEITNIVREHPEMDVIPSNIDMTAAEPELTLARRSGEQLDLVLREVEEGYDYVIVDCPPNLGNLMDNALFATQNVLIPALAESTSKRAFELLFDHIDALEYDYEIDIRDRGVVVNRIDVRKKQAREMVDWINAAFEDVPVWEIRERADVQKALDSGVSLLEFNPDCDMCETFLDVAANLDEQFGLAEANA; from the coding sequence ATGGCCGGACCAGTAAAACTCTGCGTGTCGAACCAGAAAGGGGGCGTCGGGAAGACGACTATCGCCATCAACGTCGCGGGCGCACTCAACGCCCGCGGACACGACGTACTCTTCGTGGATTTGGACCCGCAGGGGAACGCAACGGAGAACCTCGGTCTGATGGAGGCGTACGACGACGAACCGCCGACGCTGTTCGACTGCCTCACGGACGCCGAGAAGCGGGGGGAGATAACGAACATCGTCCGCGAACACCCCGAGATGGACGTCATCCCGTCGAACATCGACATGACGGCCGCCGAGCCCGAACTGACCCTCGCGCGTCGAAGCGGCGAACAACTCGACCTCGTCCTCCGTGAGGTGGAAGAGGGCTACGACTACGTCATCGTGGACTGCCCGCCGAACCTCGGGAACCTTATGGACAACGCGCTGTTTGCGACGCAGAACGTCCTCATCCCCGCGCTCGCGGAGTCGACGTCGAAGCGCGCCTTCGAGTTGCTCTTCGACCACATCGACGCCCTAGAGTACGACTACGAGATAGACATCCGGGACCGAGGCGTCGTCGTCAACCGCATCGACGTGCGGAAGAAGCAGGCCCGCGAGATGGTCGACTGGATAAACGCCGCGTTCGAGGACGTTCCGGTCTGGGAGATCCGCGAACGCGCCGACGTGCAGAAAGCCCTCGACTCCGGCGTGTCGCTCCTCGAATTCAACCCCGACTGCGACATGTGCGAGACGTTCCTCGACGTGGCGGCGAACCTCGACGAACAGTTCGGTCTCGCGGAGGCGAACGCATGA
- a CDS encoding rhomboid family intramembrane serine protease, whose protein sequence is MNTGRERASPFGRVVGNPAVQTLVTMAVVSLLTWWSFLVGSTGLFVLAPPIFDPPWGLVTSVYAHANPAHLLSNAMLIAVAGGIVSLSTTRLRFHAFFLSTGALAAVAQVWSGVILGNPTAVLGSSGAAFALVGYVLASNPVSASLLDRFRLPARAVVVLVALVAFALTLTYSAPGSALVAHFTGAVAGLTAGRFRLLRDDAR, encoded by the coding sequence ATGAACACGGGCCGCGAGAGGGCATCCCCCTTCGGACGGGTCGTCGGGAACCCCGCCGTACAGACGCTCGTGACGATGGCCGTCGTCTCCCTCTTGACGTGGTGGAGTTTTCTGGTCGGCTCGACCGGACTGTTCGTCCTCGCCCCGCCCATCTTCGACCCGCCGTGGGGCCTCGTGACCAGCGTGTACGCCCACGCCAACCCCGCGCACCTCCTCTCGAACGCGATGCTCATCGCCGTCGCCGGCGGCATCGTCTCGCTCTCGACGACTCGGCTCCGGTTCCACGCCTTCTTCCTCTCGACGGGCGCACTCGCCGCCGTCGCCCAAGTGTGGTCGGGCGTGATTCTCGGGAATCCGACGGCGGTCCTCGGGTCGTCCGGGGCGGCGTTCGCGCTGGTCGGCTACGTCCTCGCTTCGAACCCCGTCTCGGCGTCGCTCCTCGACCGGTTCCGCCTCCCCGCACGGGCCGTCGTGGTCCTCGTCGCCCTCGTCGCGTTCGCCCTCACGCTCACCTACAGCGCACCCGGAAGCGCGCTCGTCGCGCACTTTACGGGTGCCGTCGCGGGGCTGACCGCCGGCCGCTTCCGCCTCCTCCGCGACGACGCGCGGTGA